ATTATGTGCTGTTGAAATAAGTACAAAGCCCTGTTTGATACATGGATACTCATGAGTCATGGATGAGGCTTAGCTCTATTAAATCCAACTCACTTACTTCAGATTCAGAGAATTTTATTGAATGGCTTCCTGTGaggtagaattttaaaatatatttaaaacttgaGGAAGAGCTGCAAGTAGCCCaggatattttcatgattatagaGACACATTACTTGAGGGGCCAACTGCAAGCTGGTTCCCACTACTCAGTGGAAAGATAACATGGAACATTCCGCTATCTAACCAAAGCTGCTGCACAGGATATAAAAAAGCCTCAAGGTACAGATCTGATAGCAAAAGAGACAGGAAACTCTGATCTCTTCCTGCAACATTATTTGAACATCCCTGACTATTGAGAACAATCACAACTAATATTGGTTAAAGGAAAGACAAACATGGCCCTCAAAGGATAACTTACCATGAAGGCCTAGGCAAAGTCTAGCTAAGATGTGGGCTCCAAATAAGGTTTTTAGTGTAGGGTGAGCATCAACTTGCTCAATATTTGTGTGGATAAAGCTAGGAGGCCTAGCTGCCAGAGCAGGGTGCTGGGAACAATGACCGAGCACAAGTACATAAACTAATAAACACCGTAGCTTTGACCTCTATATATGAATCACCATGAAAACTGAGGGGTCTGAATCAGTGAAGGCATCCTGGTGGCAAAGGTCAATCATTATCAGATTGCAGGACCGGTTATAATGGCAATAATACAGCAAGTGAGTCCACGGAAACAACAGAATGATTAGAATggccttttttccccttcttctgACTTGTAAAGAAAGATTGCCTTCCTTGGACTTAGGAAACCCCTTAGCTTCTTGGAAAATTCAAAGAAGGAAGACACAGGAGAGAGCCCCAGGGGACAATACAAGATTTTCTGTTAAACTGGACATTACAAGACTCAATAACTAATTAGAAAAGTCAGGCCAGCTATGGTggctagcactttcagaggccgaggcagagggaTTACTTGAcctcaaaagttcaagaccagccagggcaagagagtaagaccttgtctctacaaaaaaaaaaaaaaaaaaaaaaaggaaaggaaaggaaaagaaatcaaagacatgGCTCTTTTTATCCCATGCATGGGGATTAtacttagaataaaatgaataacattGAGATCCCTAGGGATAAAGGTCTCACAAATCCAGAAAAAATCTCGCACTCTACTTCTAACTAATCTAGACTTCTGCTTGATTTCTGGCTAAAAGGTAGACTAACTCTTCGCTATTTCAAACTATCTGAACCAAACTATGAACTCTCACCTAATGTATAAGATGCAGTAGTTGCAATTATTTTGAACTTCAATTTAGCATTAACTGGCCTTTTAACATAAACACTTACTTTGTCAAATGATGAGAAATAGCGTAATCTTCTGCATCTCGTCCACACATGTCTTGAGCGAAGACATCAATATTTTGCTTAAGAAGGATATTGACAATACCTGGTGAGTCATAGTATACAGCAAGCATGAGAGCTGacctaaaataacaaagaaataactCCACTCAAGAACTTtaataaagacttttttaaaaagctagtttGATACACTTTACCAATTTAATATCTACCTGTCAGTGTAGATGTAATAACCATTTGCATGTACTAGCTTGGGTCTATAAGCATCTAGGGTGCTCAAGTGTTCAACTTTGTAAATTGTCACCAAGGCTAAAAGAAAGGGACAACAGGGAAGCCTCTTGTACCACTGGGGTAAGACATAATACAAGTTGCTAACTTATAGTCCTTTGATGGCCAAGAAACTGTGCTGAGGTCACTTATCTAAAGTAGGCAAAGATTTAGATGACGATTTCCCCGTTGCTTTCCTAGTCAAATCAGCTAGGGGTCAGATAAGAGTTATCTGCAggctgaaaacaacaacaacaacaataataataatgacaatgctAGTAGTCATAAACTAAAAGTCcacactttaaaaatgaataaaacttgtcaggtgcagtgtctcatgcctgtaatcccagcactttgggaagccaaggagagcagatcacgaggtcaagagatcgagaccatcctggccaacatggtgaaatcccatctctactaaaaatacaaaaattagctgggcatggtggcgtgcacctgtagtcccagctacttgggaggccgaggcaggagaatcacttgaatctgggaggtggagaatgcagtgagctgagatcacaccactgcactccagcctggcaacagagcaagactccatctcaaaaaaaaaaattaataaaactaataCAAAACCCTTTAGCTAATAAAAGATTACAGTACCAAAAATATCTGATTATAAATACCAAACACTGTATATTATAAGAGAAGATGAATCCTACTATATACTATTCTTTATGTTACTCAGTCCAAATATTTGCTGGTCTACCTGATTATTCATGGtgatatttttcattatatgCCAATAATTATGTTAATCTTCTTATTAATATTTCTGACTTGAGTGACCACTCTAGAATactcaggttttatttttaaaaaaagaactactgTACCATCTCAGCCTATCAACGGCATGTGtacttgctttctttttcaataaaaattccaccattttctctttcttgcaaATTATAGTGAATAAAAGTGGGGTATTATTGTCCTataaaacagcagaaaaaaattaataattcacAAAATTACATATTTCTCAACTGAACTGAAAATCTTCTCTAGGATGCTTTGAACTTCAACATACAATATAGAAAGGAAGTAAATGAAAAGCAGTCCCTTCATTCTCACTCCTCTGTGCTTTCGGATGTGCTGCGCTTTGCCTTGCAAACAACCCTCCTCTGTCTTCCCGGATTAACTGTGGTCATTGCCAAAACTCACTTTAAACATTTACTAGTCCCAAGAATCCTTGCTTTGATCACAGCACTTAGCATGGTACATTGTAGTCATTTCACTGTTTCCCACTGAAACCAAGAGCTTCTTGAGGCAAGGGCCTAAAACCCTAAGACACAGtagcaaatattttaagttttttacaTTAATTAATGATCTAAATTACTATCTCTAAAGCAGTGTTTCTTAAACTATATTCCAAAGAATATTTGCTTTATCAGAAGTACTATACCCCAAGAGAAAGACTCCATGACCATCTGCATTTGAGAAGTATTACAAAACTGTATTTTATGTCCAATAATCAAGAAATCTCTTTAATTTTACCTAATCCCCCTTTCACAATACTATTTGTGGCAAACATTAACATTTGAGGAATTAAGAGTTTCAGAGATACAGTTGCCAGAGCTTCCCAATACAGGTGGCAGTTTCCTCTGGGTGGTACAAACTTGCTTGATTCACTTCTATCAATGGTGTCAGGATCCCAGATGCCAATGTCAGGCACTCCTGCTCCAAATGGGTCACCATGGAAATGAGCTTTGAATTAAGAGAGATTGGCTTCAGATGCATTTGTTTCCTTATTATTAAATAGTCCATGGGTTTTTCCCCTAATACAAGAGAAGAGATTTTTATCTTTACTGTTAGAAAGCTCAGTATATTCTGTGTAAGAGAGATAGATTTAAAAAACCtaagaacaaatattttaaaaaccaaaactcAATAAGAAATACTATTATCAATTATAATGGTAATCCTGGGACCCTAGTGCAGCTCtactttttaaatccatttttacTGGCTTCCACTTAAATGGCtacttaaaattatgttttattttagacaaaatataaatcggaaataaaaacataatggcTTATCAATAAAAGTTCTCATACTGATCCATATGGATTATTTCTGGCATAATACAAGCCAATAAGTCACTTGCATCTTTAAGGAAGAGCACTGAGGAGAAAGATGTACTGTCTGCAATATTCATAAATTATTCAACTATAACCAGGAATAACCTAAAAAGGCTTCTAGGCATTCTTATGGGCAGAGAATTATTTGtggtatatataaagaaaagagttaaaAACTTCTAAACTCTAAAATTCAACTCCATAACTGAGGGATTTATATACTCTACAgactatatattataaacaaatacatgctgacttaaaaaccttgaaatttttatcaaaatatactATAACATAGGAGTTGTAAACTCAGATACTTACAAAGACAAAGGAAGGTCGCCTGAGTAAGGGAAGTACTAAGGTGGGCACAGTAGCAAACTGGAGAATACATGCCTTCTATAAAGGGGcaacttctgcacagcagacCAAAGAATGATAGAAACTCAGGGGACACCAGATTTGATTTTTTAGGATATGCCTGAAGTCCACATTTCTTCACGAGTCTTCTAAATTTTACATGTTGATTCAACTTATAgaggcaaacaaacaaatctgTGTACCACATTAGAATATAGCCcttgttttttatatttgctaTTAATGTGTTACTAAATGGTTGTGTATAATCCAAGTATttgcatgtaaaatattttctttctctggtaTCATATGTTCTACCAAAAAATCAGGCTctcatatataataaatttgcTAAAAAGACTCACAATACCTGCTTCAAGAATTTTTCCAAcatgtattcatttaaaatgtttgtatatAATTTTCCCAGATTGTTAACCAAATAGATAATTGGTTCACAAGACTGCTAAAactaaattattaaaagaattcCTATCTATATTCTTATTAACTTCATGGATTTCAGTGTTTAAAACTGACATTTTGGGTATGCTAAAGTTCTATAAACTTAACAAACATACTGAGATAGTTCATAATAAAACTTCaactaaaaaaaatagtttaggaTTTGCTACTATTCTAATTGAGAAAGCCCAACTTGTAATGAACATTTGTTGACACATAATCACCTGCGTGGTGACAAAGGGACATGAAATCATGAAAGGGTCAGCCTCTACCTATTGAAAGATTACTCATAAGCAAATTTCTGAAGACTCTCTGAAAGGTAGTGAATGATTCATGGTGGGAAGCAAAACATGTTATTCTGTAAGCTGAGAGATATTGCCAATGATATTTCCTTTCACTTCCCAGTCACAGATGTAGAGAAAGACAGATAAGTCAGGCTAATATTATTGAAAAGGAGAACTTTGAAGGAAGTGGCAACTATCAAATGCCAACTCTTCTAGAGATTTCTTACATTTTTGAGATACAGAAATTTATATATTGCACTTATCTATTCTGGGGTTTTTAATCAAGAGTGTATCCCAACcttgaaggttttttgtttttttgtttttttgtgggttttttttttttggctattattgttgttagagacaagagtctcactatgttgctcaagctggattcaaactcttaggctcaagctgggactacaggaatacaccactgtgcccagcttcaagaaaacatttttaaacacgTTCAGGCCTTATTAGGTCTATTACATCAAAATCTTCAGGGGAAAGCCTACAATTGTAGATTTTTAACAAAATGTCCTCAGGTCACTGTAATGCACAATTCTGAAAATTAGTGCAGCAGACAATCACTTCAGTCTCACCTCTCACCCACATGGCTAATTCCTTTATCAGTTGGAGATGTGgcgaaaaagagaaaagagtaaaagATAGTGTCATTTATTAAAACTCCAGTTAAGTTTCCTGGCTATGGGTAGAACAGGGACAAGTAAACTAAAAATCCCACTTGATTTTGCTATTTACAAGCTCCTTATCTCCCACCTTCCCACTAAGACATTCTAGATTTGAGAGGAGGGTTTAGGTTCTTATCTAAGTGGCTGTTTCTGCCAGGATGAGCAATAAGTCAGTTAATAATTTGTTCCACCTTCTGCTGAAGTGTTTCTCACTTCGTCACCACATATTCACTGCCAATCTGGTTTCCTCAGAGTCCTCCTAAAATTCATCTCTAGGCAAGTTGcaactcattctttttcaaacCAAAAATTATTAGACCCAAAGCTAAACAGCACCTTGTCTCAACAcataaaacaaacttaaaaacaaaaaaaaacctcttcctgGCATTTTCCCTCATTATCTAATATCCAAGTGACCTGCATATTTCTGATTgctctctttctcccctcccaTTTTTCCCTCTTAAGCCTTGCCACTGAGAGATGATACATCAGTTTTCCAGAAaattagcagcagcagcagcaacatgtCCCTTTATTGTAATTTGCTTTAGTTTTGTTTGAGTTTTAAGATAAAGCCTATTTCCAGggaatattttctttcctgtgttgttttacactaattaagaaaaaaaaaaaaagaataaccctgtgtagaaaaaaagttcaaaaggTTTTACCTTTaacaaattcacaaatattttccaaagtgcaTTTTATAAAGCTGTGCCCTTTAATGCTTCTTTAAAagtatcaatatttaaaataaaatcttagacaattaagttatttcaaaataacttaatTTGTATTTGCATTCAGGGAATGGTTGAGCttccaaatataaaaaattgaccCTTACCTATGTCAatgttaaaacaaatattttggaaagaaagtTGATTGACCTATACCTTGTCCAGTGCTTCAATATGTGCACCATGGGAAAGCAGTTTTTCTGCCAGTGAGGTGCTCTCACTATACACAGCATAATGGAGAGCAGTGTTGCCGTAGATATCCTTAAGGTTTGGATGGGCGCCATGTTCCAGCAGAATAACGGCACAAGCCTCTTCCTGGCAATGGACAGCCTGTCCGTGTTAGACCAAGAAACAGATTGTAAATTCCAAGAATTCAAAATACACATTCCACAGGTTTCACCAACTAGTTACATGTAAATGagatcaatttattttaattctatatatGTAAATCAAATCCATGTCATGCTGAAAGAGTTGGCTCTAATATACCTGTATCAAAGGCGTTCTGTT
The genomic region above belongs to Gorilla gorilla gorilla isolate KB3781 chromosome 12, NHGRI_mGorGor1-v2.1_pri, whole genome shotgun sequence and contains:
- the LOC129531486 gene encoding putative ankyrin repeat domain-containing protein 20A4; this translates as MGRGLAGRRAPSERRSQTDCQLFSIPHNSLAGAVGEFETALHLACASGRVQVVTLLVSRKCQIDICDKENRTPLIQAVHCQEEACAVILLEHGAHPNLKDIYGNTALHYAVYSESTSLAEKLLSHGAHIEALDKDNNTPLLFTIICKKEKMVEFLLKKKASTHAVDRLRWSALMLAVYYDSPGIVNILLKQNIDVFAQDMCGRDAEDYAISHHLTKIQQQILEHKKKILKKEKSDVGSSDESAVSIFHELRVDSLPALDDKDLSVATKCVPEKVSEPLPGPSHEKGNRIVNG